Within Pecten maximus chromosome 15, xPecMax1.1, whole genome shotgun sequence, the genomic segment cgaaatacaagatggccgccatagccgccatcttcaaaaacacattttaaacttcttctcacattccaccagtgctgttgagctgaaacttgcctgaaatgatcctgatatgatcccgaccaagtgttgttatttttcatgtcgatcagaaatccaagatggccaccgtggccgccatcttgaaaaacacattttaaacttcttctcaagttccaccagtgctattgagctgaaacttgccctgaaatgatcctgatatgatcccgactaaatgttgttatttttcgggccgatcggaaatccaagatggcagccatagccaacatcttgaaaaacacattttaaacttcttctcaagttccacctgtgctattgagctgaaacttgcctgaaatgatcctgatatgatcccgaccaagtgttgttatttttcgggtcggtccgaaatccaagatggccgccatagccaccatcttgaaaaacacattttaaacttcttctcgagttccaccagtgctattgagctgaaacttgcctgacaTGTTCCTGAGaggatcctgaccaagtgttgttattttttgattggtctgaaatccaagatggccgccatcttgaaaaacacattttaaactttttctccagttccattggtgccattgagctggaaatgggtgaggatgttaaggaaggagggccaacaaagtgttgttatttttcggcctagtaaaatcattgacttggcagccatggcggccattttgttacatgattgtgcaatcatggttttcctgaacaatgcctatttcaaacttcttctcaaattccaccagtgggattcagctctaccttaccagaaattatccttagatggtccagaccaagtgttgttatttattgggtcagtcagaaatccaagatggccaccatggcaaacagtgccactatatacttgctacagagaatacatactacaataatataagggttttaatttagagtcagatgaccggTTAGGCCCCTGGGCCTTTTGTTTGTCTTTACCAGGGGATACTCATCTTCATTTACTTGTCATATGATCATggattttatcaatttgatgTTTCTTGCATTACATACTTAAATCTCTTATTTTAACGTAATTGATATATTCAGTGATATATCAACTGTATTTAAATGCTATTTTACCTGAattaatatcattaaaacaatattattaaaACTTAGATGAGAGCATTTCGCCATGATCACTGATGCGGTAAGCGGTTGTTCCCACCTTCTGGGCCTCTTGACTCTCTATAATGTATAAAGTTGACAGCTCAGGTGAGGTATAGCTACAGGGCATTGTCCGACGTATACCGTGTGTTACGTCTAATTTACCTGGAGGGCAGTTTGTTTCCATAGTATTATAGTCCTTTTCCTAAAATGATTCTCAGCGCCAATGATCTTTAATTTTCCCTTCCGTAAAAAAAACCTAAAAGGTTCTAAACAAAAGTATTTATGTGTTAAGTCAAagtaaaattcaagatggcaaCCATGGCATCCATCtaaaatatacaattgtattttgaaCTCATAATTCTGATACCATTCGCTTTATACTTTTAGAATTTTATGTGAATATTCAAGAGACTTTTCAGGGGAAAATCTTTGTTTCAAAGGTCCATCAAATAACCAGATGGACACTACAGTAATTTTTAGTTGAAATGCCATGGGGAGTACCTATAGGTTTTGTAAACATAAGTAAATACATATTTGGTGTTTGTGCTTTGTCAACTCAATGATGGTTGAGAGGCGGGCAGGATTTGGGGTAGTTAGAGGGGTGGTAAATTGTTAATcagtaaattttatttcttgttaatTGCAGgataaaaaaagaagatttgGTTCCGAAAAGCTGAAATCAACATGGAAAACTACACGTCACGTGATCATGCATCATTTTCTGGTTCATAACGACTTCCACAGACCTTGGTTTTTACACGACGTCAGTCGTGCTACAAGATGACACCATAGAGGCTGCAAATTTGGAAATCAACTGGTTTACCGATAATTGGATGACCGGTTTGACCAAGAACAAAATGAGGATTTTcatatgtttgtgtatatctacatacCATCATGGTTGAGTTTGGCGTCAAACGTATTTGCAAAACGACAAACATGATGTCAGCTGGTAATCACATTTCATGCTTTATGAAATTGATAATGACCGAGAGGTGTTTTAATGCCGTCGGTGAATAAATGCAGCACACAAATGATGacaataatttgataaaaatctgGACCAATATTCCTTAACATTTAGATCTCAtaaatgttttggaaatattttacGCAATGATCAATGCGGAAACAATGAAAACCTGTGGTAGATTCCATGGTTTTAAGTCCTTATATTCAAGTGTGCTTTCGGTGGTTCTGATATTCGTACTGGTTGGAAATCTTTATATTATACCTGAGACAGTGCGTGATATTTGTCAGTCCCAATTTAACTGTCGACCGAAAATCAAACCCAAATTCTCCGTCAACTGTTCAACCGGAAGTGACACACAACACCTGACCAGTTTGACCATGTTCACAACGTTTCCATTCGTGAAAAATAAATTCGATATCAATCGGAATACTTTACAAAATTGGAAACACATTTATAACTCACCGAAATTAATTCTATTCACAGGCGATCAAAAAGTAGCATCGGCAGGGATtaaatctgattggtcagttcaaaacataaaaacagaACCCGTAACGGAAGTACCTGCTTTGCGAACGCTTTTTCTGGAATCTATAAAACGATCAAAAACGCAGTTATATTTGTATGCCAATGCAGATATATTGTTTGACAGGTATCTTATCGAAATTTTATCAAGTATCGCAGAATTTCTGAAATCAAGTGATTTACAAAGCGAACCAGTTTTAATAGTTGGTCAGCGAACGAACGTCAACCTCTCGTCAATAGACAGCCAGGGGCCAGACGCTTGGAAAAAAATTCTTCACCACTCGTATACAGTTTACACGAGGTTCCAGAAGAACGCGATAGATTATTTCATAACAAACGAGGTGTTCCCTTGGAAAGAAGTGCCCGAGTTGGTGATAGGCCGTGTTGGATATGATAACTGGATAATTGCATATGCTCGTTTTAGAGGTTTCGTGACGATTGATGCTTCGTCAGTCATCTCGGCCATACACCAGACGAGCAGTAATGGGAATTTCGAGGGGTTCCAAAACGGGAACTGGGATTTTAACAGAGAGCTGATCAAGAAAACATACCCCCCTTTCAACTACGGCATATGGGGACAGACTGATTGTTGTAGATATCGCGTGATGTATGACGACTGTAGTCGTGTTCAGGTGTTAAAACAGCAGGATTTGCCTGCATATTGTGATAAACTGAATTTTATCCCTTACGTTACACATTCGTTATTCGGAACTGATGTACATTACATGGGGTATAAACAGGGGTCATGATATTTCGGCCAAGGTTTATATGATTGCTAAATATCAGGTTTACAGCTACATTTGCAGTTGGTTATACCCGAACATATCGCAATTAAAGATGATACACCGCCGACATCCTATACACCGCCGACAGCCTGTACATCGCTTGCCACAAAATAATGCATAAAACGGCACCCACGGTgaagaaatatattgaattaacAAAAACCAATGACGGCGACCTAAAACCATCGCCTGCTTACAATGTATCGAGGCTCAATGTGTTAGGGCGTGGTAATAATGTAAAAGAGAATGGTACTTTGAGAGCGTGGTGATAATGTTACCGAGTGTGGTACTTTTGATATACAACAGCACATTGTTTTCCATCGATCATTATTACACTTTGTCGGGGATGTAACATCTTTAAAGAAATGACGTTTTTAACACAAAATGTCCAATAATTCTATTTTTCTGACATATTTATTCATTGCGTTGATGAACACATCATTCGAAgagatatatttcaaaatacattcgaaaatgatatataaaggCCAGTAACATTTTAGGACCTATCTGTATCGGTGTTTTACGATTTGTTTTTTTgctattttatatttacatgtgccAATAACACTACTCTCATCACTGAAgagaggatgtttctgactatcTCGCACCGAATCGCACAAACGTTTCGGTTACCGTACATTATTGTGCCTGTATGTTAATTAGACGAACATATCCGGTTATGTTGTTATAAGGTATTTTTTTGTCGATTGCATGGTAACTTAATTATTGAATTGTTTTGGCTAAATGGCATATTTTTACTGGTGAATTTTCAGTAATGTCTTCGAATGCGAAAATCTTCACACCACGAATATTCCaggagtggaaagtgaacactatctccacaccacgaatattcgAGGAGTGGAAAGTggacactatctccacaccacgaatatttgaggagtggaaagtgaacactatctccacaccacgaatattccaggagtggaaagtgaacactatctccacaccacgaatatttgaggagtggaaagtgaacacta encodes:
- the LOC117343598 gene encoding uncharacterized protein LOC117343598; translation: MINAETMKTCGRFHGFKSLYSSVLSVVLIFVLVGNLYIIPETVRDICQSQFNCRPKIKPKFSVNCSTGSDTQHLTSLTMFTTFPFVKNKFDINRNTLQNWKHIYNSPKLILFTGDQKVASAGIKSDWSVQNIKTEPVTEVPALRTLFLESIKRSKTQLYLYANADILFDRYLIEILSSIAEFLKSSDLQSEPVLIVGQRTNVNLSSIDSQGPDAWKKILHHSYTVYTRFQKNAIDYFITNEVFPWKEVPELVIGRVGYDNWIIAYARFRGFVTIDASSVISAIHQTSSNGNFEGFQNGNWDFNRELIKKTYPPFNYGIWGQTDCCRYRVMYDDCSRVQVLKQQDLPAYCDKLNFIPYVTHSLFGTDVHYMGYKQGS